The window GACGTGGCCGGAGACGGTCAGCAGCGCGTGTTCGCGGCGGGTGCGCAGGCCACTTATCGTGCCTGAGGCGTATCCGCCGAGGCCGTCGGTGACCAGCCACTCGCGGCCGGTGCCCGCCTCGGCGGAGAGGGAGCCGCACACGTGCGGCCCGAACGTGAACTGATCATTCCGCGCCACGGTCCCTCAAACGCCTCTATTTGATACGCGCCAAACCCCCGGACGGGGAGATATCAGCGGCTAACCGGACAGTCGGGCCGACGTTAGCAGTGAAGTCCGCGAGAATGGCCGCAGACGCGGCCGCGCAGGGTTAGCCGGTCCCACGGACGGGCATAGCAGACCCTCGCCGGCCCCGATCACTCCGGCGGCTGAGGGTAGGAGCACGGATATGCAGGTCTGGCCTGGTCATCGGTACCCACTGGGTGCCACCTACGACGGGACGGGCACGAACTTCGCGATCTTCTCCGAGGTGGCCGAAGCGGTCGAGTTGTGCCTCTTCGACCCGTCCGGCAACGAACGGAAGGTGTTGTTGCACGAGCAGGACGCGTTCGTGTGGCACGCCTATCTGCCGGGGGTGGAGCCGGGGCAGCGGTACGGATACCGCGTCTACGGCCCCTACGAGCCACATCGGGGCCTTCGGTGCAATCCGCACAAACTGCTGCTCGACCCGTACGCGCGGGCGGTCGACTCGGACATCGACTGGCATCCGTCGCTGTACGCCTACGACTTCGACAACCCGGATCAGATGTCGGAGCTGGACTCGGGGCCGTACATGCCCAAGGGCGTGGTGGTGAACCCGTACTTCGACTGGGGCAACGACCGCCGCCCGGACATCCCGTACCACCACTCGGTGATCTACGAGACACACGTCAAGGGCCTGACCCAGCGGCACCCGGAGATCCCGCGGGACATGCGCGGCACCTACTCGGCGATCGGCCACCCGGCGATCATCGAGCACCTGAAGAGCCTCGGCGTGACGGCTGTCGAGCTGATGCCGGTGCACCAGTTCGTGCACGACAACCGGCTGCACGACCTGGGCCTGAACAACTACTGGGGCTACAACACGCTCGGGTTCTTCGCGCCGTACCACGGTTATTCGGCGATGGGTTCGCTCGGCCAGCAGACCCAGGAGTTCCGGGGCATGGTCAAGGCGCTGCACGCGGCTGGCATGGAGGTCATCCTCGACGTCGTCTACAACCACACCGCCGAGGGCAACCATCTGGGGCCGACGCTGTCGCTGAAGGGCATCGACAACCGGACCTACTACCGGCTGGTCGACGATCAGCCGCAGTTCTACATGGATTACACGGGTACCGGTAACAGCCTGAACGTGCGCAGCCCGCAGAGCCTCCAACTGATCATGGACTCGCTGCGGTACTGGGTGACCGAGATGCACGTCGACGGTTTCCGCTTCGACCTGGCGTCCACGCTGGCCCGGGAGTTCTACGACGTGGACCGGCTGTCCACGTTCTTCGAGGTGGTGCAGCAGGACCCGATCGTCGGCCAGGTGAAGCTGATCGCCGAGCCGTGGGACGTCGGGCCGGGTGGCTACCAGGTGGGCAACTTCCCGCCGAACTGGACCGAGTGGAACGGCAAGTACCGGGACACGGTCCGCGACTTCTGGCGTGGCGAGCCGGCCACGCTGGCCGAGTTCGCCTCCCGGATCACCGGCTCGGCCGACCTCTACCAGGATGACGGCCGCAAACCCTTCCACTCGATCAACTTCGTGACCGCGCACGACGGGTTCACGCTCAACGACCTGGTGTCGTACAACGACAAGCACAACGACGCCAACGGTGAGGAGAACCGGGACGGCGAGAGCCACAACCGGTCCTGGAACTGCGGCATCGAGGGACCGGCCACCGACCCCGGGGTGCTCGCGCTGCGGGCCCGGCAGCGGCGCAACTTCCTGGCGACGCTGATGCTCAGCCAGGGCGTGCCGATGATCTCGCACGGTGACGAGCTGGGCCGCACCCAGCAGGGCAACAACAACGCCTACTGTCAGGACAACGAGCTGGCCTGGATCGACTGGGAGAACGCCGACGAGCGGCTGCTGGAGTTCTCCCGCAAGCTGGTCGCGTTCCGGCACCGGCACCAGGTGTTCCAGCGCCGCCGGTTCTTCACCGGGCTGCCGGTGACCGCCCGTGGCGGCGGTGACCCGCTGCCCGACCTGGAGTGGTTCACCCCGGACGGTCGGCAGATGGCCGGTGACGACTGGGGCAACGACTTCGGCCGGGCGGTCGCGCTCTTCGTCAACGGCGAGGGCATCCGGGAGCGCGGACAGTACGGCCAGCGCCATGTGGACAGCTCGTTCCTGCTGTTCTTCAACGCGCACGACGCGCCGCTCGAGTTCACCACCCCTCCCGCGGAATACGGGGAGAAGTGGGAGAGAGTCATCGAAACCGCCGAACCGACCCCGGATCGCCCGTCCGTCGTGGAGGCCGGACACAAGATCTGGGTGCCGGACCGGTCCCTCATCGTGCTCGACAGGACGGTCTGATGAGCCCCAGCAGCACCTACCGAGTCCAGGTCCGCCCGGATTTCCCGCTCACCAGCGCCGCCGAGATAGCCGACTACCTGGCTGATCTCGGGGTGAGTCACCTCTACTCGGCCCCGCTGCTCACCGCCGCGCCGGATTCGCAGCACGGTTACGACGTGGTGGACCATTCGCGGGTCAGCCCGGCGCTGGGTGGGCCGGACGGGCTGGCGGCGCTCGCCGGAGCACTCAAGGCCGCCAATCTGGGCCTGGTCGTGGACATCGTGCCCAACCACGCCGGGGTCGGCGTCCCGCACACCAACCCCACCTGGTGGGACGTGCTGAAGAACGGCCGGGATTCGGACTTCTCCGGCCACTATGACATCGACTGGACGCGCGGGAGGATCCTGCTCCCCGTGCTGGCCGACAGCGAGGACGCCCTGGACGATCTGCGGATCGAGGACGGCGAACTGCGCTACTTCGACAAGCGCTACCCGATCGCCGACGGCACCGGCGACGGGACACCCCGCGAGGTGCACGACCGCCAACACTACGAGCTGGTCAACTGGACCCGCGGCGACCGCGAGATCAACTACCGGCGGTTCTTCGCCATCACCGACCTGGCCGGGCTGCGCGTCGAGGACCCCGACGTCTTCGCCGCCACCCACGCCGAGATCCTGCGCTGGTACAACGAAGGCCTGGCCCAGGGCATCCGGGTCGACCACCCGGACGGGCTGCGCAACCCGGCCGAATACTTCAACCGGCTCCGGGACGCCGCCCCGGACGCCTGGATCGTGGTCGAGAAGATCCTCGAACCGGGCGAACGCATGCCCGCCTGGCCGGTCGCCGGCACCACCGGGTACGACGCGATGGCCGAGGTCAACGGCGTCTTCGTCGACCCGGCCACGGAGGCGTTCTTCGACACCCTCGCCCACCACCTGACCGGCGCCACGGTCTCCTGGCAGGACCTGGTGCACGACGCCAAACTGCACGTGGCGACGAACGTGCTGGCCGCCGAGCTGGCCCGGCTCGCGGCGCTCGTACCCGAGATCGAGGCCGCACCCAAGGCGCTCGCCGAACTCGCCGCGTGTTTCCCGGTGTACCGCTCCTACCTGCCCGCCGGTAGCCGGGACCTGGCGACCGCCCGGTCCGAGGCGGGCCGCCGCCGCCCGCAGATGATCGCCGTGCTCGACCAGCTGACCGCCCGGCTGCGCAACCCGGCCGACGAGTTGGCGGTCCGGTTCCAGCAGTTCACCGGTGCGGTGATGGCCAAGGGCGTGGAGGACAACGCGTTCTACCGGTGGACCCGGTTCGTGGCCCGCAACGAGGTGGGCAACGACCCGGCGAAGTTCGGCGTCACGATCGACGAGTTCCACCACTACGCCGAGCAGCGGCACGCCGAGTGGCCGGACACCATGACGTCGCTGGCCACCCACGACACCAAACGCGGCGAGGACGTCCGCGCGAGGCTGGCGGTCCTCTCCGAGGTGCCCGGCGACTGGACCGAGGTGGTGCGCCGATGGGTCCGGTTCGCTCCGCTCCCGGATCCGGCGCTGGCCCATCTCCTCTGGCAGGTCACGGTCGGCGCATGGCCGATCTCCCGAGAGCGACTTCAGGCGTACGCCGTGAAGGCCGCCCGGGAAGCCGGAACCGGAACGAACTGGCTGAGTCCGGATGAGGGTTTCGAGACCGCCCTGCGGCAGATGGTCGACCGGATCTTCGACGATCCGGCGCTGCATCGGGAGGTCGCCGACTTCGCCACGTCGATCGCCCCGCCCGGCTGGTCGAACTCGCTCGGCCAGAAGCTGGTGCAGCTCACCATGCCCGGCGTTCCGGACGTCTACCAGGGCACCGAACTGTGGGACCACTCGCTGGTGGATCCGGACAACCGGCGTCCGGTCGACTTCGCCGCCCGCCGTGAGCTGCTCGGCCGCATCGACGACGGTTGGCTGCCACCCGTCGACGAGACGGGCGCGGCGAAACTGCTGATCACCAGCCGGATCCTGCGGCTGCGCCGACAGCGGCCGGAACTCTTCACCGGTTACCGCCCGGTCTTCGCCGACGGACGGGTTCCGGAGCAC of the Actinoplanes sichuanensis genome contains:
- the glgX gene encoding glycogen debranching protein GlgX; this encodes MQVWPGHRYPLGATYDGTGTNFAIFSEVAEAVELCLFDPSGNERKVLLHEQDAFVWHAYLPGVEPGQRYGYRVYGPYEPHRGLRCNPHKLLLDPYARAVDSDIDWHPSLYAYDFDNPDQMSELDSGPYMPKGVVVNPYFDWGNDRRPDIPYHHSVIYETHVKGLTQRHPEIPRDMRGTYSAIGHPAIIEHLKSLGVTAVELMPVHQFVHDNRLHDLGLNNYWGYNTLGFFAPYHGYSAMGSLGQQTQEFRGMVKALHAAGMEVILDVVYNHTAEGNHLGPTLSLKGIDNRTYYRLVDDQPQFYMDYTGTGNSLNVRSPQSLQLIMDSLRYWVTEMHVDGFRFDLASTLAREFYDVDRLSTFFEVVQQDPIVGQVKLIAEPWDVGPGGYQVGNFPPNWTEWNGKYRDTVRDFWRGEPATLAEFASRITGSADLYQDDGRKPFHSINFVTAHDGFTLNDLVSYNDKHNDANGEENRDGESHNRSWNCGIEGPATDPGVLALRARQRRNFLATLMLSQGVPMISHGDELGRTQQGNNNAYCQDNELAWIDWENADERLLEFSRKLVAFRHRHQVFQRRRFFTGLPVTARGGGDPLPDLEWFTPDGRQMAGDDWGNDFGRAVALFVNGEGIRERGQYGQRHVDSSFLLFFNAHDAPLEFTTPPAEYGEKWERVIETAEPTPDRPSVVEAGHKIWVPDRSLIVLDRTV
- the treY gene encoding malto-oligosyltrehalose synthase; amino-acid sequence: MSPSSTYRVQVRPDFPLTSAAEIADYLADLGVSHLYSAPLLTAAPDSQHGYDVVDHSRVSPALGGPDGLAALAGALKAANLGLVVDIVPNHAGVGVPHTNPTWWDVLKNGRDSDFSGHYDIDWTRGRILLPVLADSEDALDDLRIEDGELRYFDKRYPIADGTGDGTPREVHDRQHYELVNWTRGDREINYRRFFAITDLAGLRVEDPDVFAATHAEILRWYNEGLAQGIRVDHPDGLRNPAEYFNRLRDAAPDAWIVVEKILEPGERMPAWPVAGTTGYDAMAEVNGVFVDPATEAFFDTLAHHLTGATVSWQDLVHDAKLHVATNVLAAELARLAALVPEIEAAPKALAELAACFPVYRSYLPAGSRDLATARSEAGRRRPQMIAVLDQLTARLRNPADELAVRFQQFTGAVMAKGVEDNAFYRWTRFVARNEVGNDPAKFGVTIDEFHHYAEQRHAEWPDTMTSLATHDTKRGEDVRARLAVLSEVPGDWTEVVRRWVRFAPLPDPALAHLLWQVTVGAWPISRERLQAYAVKAAREAGTGTNWLSPDEGFETALRQMVDRIFDDPALHREVADFATSIAPPGWSNSLGQKLVQLTMPGVPDVYQGTELWDHSLVDPDNRRPVDFAARRELLGRIDDGWLPPVDETGAAKLLITSRILRLRRQRPELFTGYRPVFADGRVPEHVLAFDRGGVVAVATRLPVGLSRHGGWGDTTLSLDGHSWTEVFTNTGYGGNRLAVAELLHTYPVALLVKE